TTCACTCAAGCTCGAATGTAGCTTATCCATCCAAGCTTATTGACAATCATGGGCGACCGATTACTTATGCGCGCCTGTCCGTTACAGACCGCTGCAACTTGCGCTGTCTATACTGTATGCCCGCTGAAGGTATTGATTTTCTTCCACACAGCGATGTGCTTTCCTTTGATGAACTCTTGCGTTTGGCACGACTCTTTGCCTTGCTTGGCATTAGCAAACTGCGCATTACAGGTGGCGAACCTTTCGTGCGCAATGGTTTGATAGAATTTCTTGAACGTCTTGCTGCCATAGATGGCATTGAGGAAATTAACATCACCACCAATGGCGTGCTTACCGCACCGTTTGTCAAAGACCTCAAACGCATTGGGATTTCATCAGTCAATCTTAGTCTCGATACGCTCGATCGAGAGCGCTTTAAAGCCATCACACGCCGCGATGAATTTGATGCCGTGATGAACACCTTTCATGCCTTGCTCGAACATGGTATTGCTACCAAGATCAATACCGTTGTTACAGAAGGCGTCAATACCCATGACATTGTGCCGCTTGCGCTGCTTTCTCGTGATTACCCTGTCTCTGTCCGCTTCATTGAAGAAATGCCCTTCAATGGCTCCGGTCAGCATAAGCCGGTCCTGACTTGGAACTACACCAAAATTCTGGCTGTGCTCAAAGAAGCCTTCCCCAACATGATCAAACTCCAAGACGGGCCTTTTTCGACATCAATGAACTATGCGATTGAAGGGCACTTAGGCACCGTCGGCGTCATTGCGGCTTACTCACGCACGTTTTGTGGCACCTGCAACCGCATTCGGCTTACCCCTAAGGGCGAGATTCACACCTGCCTTTATGATAATCGTGGCTATGATGTTAAAACACCGATGCGACATGGCGCCAGTGACTCTGAACTGGAAGCCTTGATTCGCCGATGTGTCAGTGAGCGTTACAAAGATGGCTTTGAAGCCGAAGCCAATCGCATCGGACACTTGCCCGTCACAGAATCTATGTCTACTATCGGCGGTTAATCTCAATCAAACATTTTTCCATCACAGGAATTTGCATGCATGAGCACACCTAGCACGACTTTTCGCCTCAACATTCGCTTCGACCGCAATGAATGGAATGGTGCATTTGGCGACATTGGCACAGACTTGCCACTCCTTGCTGGCATGATACTTACAGCTCAACTTGACACGGCGAGCGTGCTTATCCTGTTTGGCACAGCGCAACTTCTTACAGGATTTTTCTATCGCCTACCCATGCCTGTCCAGCCCCTTAAAGCGATGGCAGCGCTTGTGATCTCGCAGAACCTCAGTGGCAACATTCTTTTTGGTGGTGGGCTTGCCATTGGCATCTTGATGAGCATCCTTGCACTGTCAGGCGCCCTGGAGTGGATTGCTAAATGGACGCCGCTGCCTGTGGTACGCGGTTTGCAACTTGGCTTAGCAATCCAACTTGCATTGCTTGCGCTCAAAGATTATGCCATGCGCGAAGGACTTCTTGGCTACACACTTGCCCTGATTGCCTTCTTGATCATTCTTGCTTCTTATGTTCTTCAGCGCCCTTCTTATCCTGCTGCACTATTTGTGATTTTTCTTGGCGCTTGCTACGCCTTCTTCTTTGCACCAGAGCCTCACCGCATTCCAATAGATAGCTTAACAATTTCACTACATAGTCCTGCCTTACACCAACCTCTGCTTGAGGATATCACACAAGGATTTTTGCTTCTTGCTCTGCCGCAGATTGCACTTTCTATTGGCAACTCAATTCTGGCTACAGCTCGCATCGCACAAGACCTCTTTCCTGAACGCGCCCCTCGTGTCAAAAAAATTGGTCTGACTTATGCTATCATGAATTTGATTGCGCCATTTTTTTCTGGTGCGCCTGTTTGTCATGGTGCAGGCGGTTTAGCGGGGCATTATGCGTTTGGCGCACGCACTGGCGGCTCGGTTATCATCTATGGTGCGTTTTATCTTGTGCTGGGTATTTTCTTTTCTAGCAGTTTTGATGTCTTACTTAAAGCTTTTCCGTTGCCTGTTTTGGGCGTGCTCCTACTCTTTGAAGCCCTTGCCTTGTTTCGGCTTGCATTCAGTGCCTCCACGGCTGCATCATTGCGCGACCTTACAGCAATAGGATTAACCGCCTTTCTTGCCATTGGGCTACCCTACGGCTTTTTGCTTGCTTTGGTAGTCGGCACACTGTTTTTTATCTCTCTAAGCCCGGCTCCGATACTAGCCTCAAGTGAGGCGTCTTAGCAGAGCAGTTGTATTGCTTTCTCTTTTGCACTATCTTACACCAGTTTCTATTTTCCAGTTTCTTTTTCAGTTTGTTCGGGCTCATAGCCTTTCTTATTGCAATTCATTTTTATCAAACTCTATCAACTAAACCAACACAACAATGAAGGGTCGTGTACTTTTTCTCATATCCGTGTTTCTTTTGTCAGCGCAAGTCGTTTTTGCGCAAGAAAAGCCTTTCTACTACTACCATGGCAAAAAAATTGAGCTAAAGCCTTCGGTATCTGAAGTTTATGTCAAGTTTAGAAAAAATCTCCAAGCGGCTCGGAAGATGGATGCGCTGCGAAACATGCGCCAGCTTACTTTAGCCAAAGATCAATCTCCACTTCTGCAAGCGCTGCGCTATGAACTTGCTCCAAGTGAGCGCAACGAATCTGGCATGAAAAAGCTCTTAGCAGAGCTCAGAGCAAAGCCAGATGTCGAAGCTGCATTTCCAGCTTATATCAGCGAGCTTGGCGATACGCTCTATGTTACGAACGAAGTAATTTACATGCCGAAAGTCAAGGGCGATTCTCGCTTGCAAGGCATGCATGCAGAGCACAGTGCTACAGTTGTGGAAACTTTTGATATGGGACCGAACAAAGAGCAAGTACTGGTTCAACTTGCCGATGGAGTTGATCCGATTGTTGCTGCTCAAAGAATGGTGGAGAGTGGTTTGGTGGAGTTTGCCCAGCCTAATTTCATGACCATCTGCCACACGCATCAAAGCGCTGAGAAGTTCACCCCTCCCACCCAGCCTGCGCCAGACCCCGATGAAGAGCGCGCCAGAGAAATCTTGAAAATTGTGCGTGAAGCCAAAAATCCGATGCGCGCAGCACTTCCTATCGGACCCATTCGCCTGTACTTGACCCCCAATGATCCTCTTTTTACCCAGCAATGGTTTTTACAAAACACGGGACAGACCATCGGTGGACAAGTTGGGGTGATTGGCGCAGATATCAGCACCGTGAGTGCGTGGGATATTACCACAGGCTCTTCTACAGTTGTAGTTTCCGTATGGGATTCAGGATATGATCTTGCTCACCCTGAACTTGCAGGTCAAATCGTTAGCAGTTACGATGCCGCAGGTACGGATGGCAACACAGGTTTTGGTGGTCCTGCTGTACCAACTAACCCCGGGGCAGCAAATGAAAACCACGGGACACCATGCGCAGGTCTCATTGCGGCACTCACTAACAATAACGCCAGTGTTGCTAGCGTAGGATACAATGTTCGTCTTCATCTTGTTCGAAACGGCTTTAACTTTACTTCGACTGGTTCCTTTAGCACGACTGATGCCGTTATCGCGCGCTGTGCTGTAGCCACTGTTAACGTGGCTGGTCTAGTTGCGGTGAGCCAAAGTTGGGGCGGTGGCAGCGCCAATGCCTCGTGGGAAGCCAGTTTTGCCAGTGTGAGAACGAACGCTCGTTCTGGACTCGGTGCGGTCATGCTCTTCTCAGCTGGCAACGCTGGAACCAATGTTGTCGGATACCCTGCTCGTGCAGCTAACATCATTGCTGTGGGCGCCACAGACAACAGCGATCGCAAAGCCGGGTTTTCTCAATTTGGCGATTCTCTTGATGTGGTTGCCCCCGGCGTCAATACCCTTACCCTTGATCGTTCAGGTACAGCTGGCTATACTAGTGGAAATGAAACTTTCTTTGGTGGCACTTCTGCCGCATGTCCAGTTGCCGCTGGTGTCGTGGCTTTAGCGGCATCGGTCAATACTTCTCTTACAGGTGGCCAGCTCGAGGAAATTTTGCAGCGCTCTTGTGATAAAACTGGAAACTATCTCTACGGCACTGCTACAGGGCGAACACTCGGTCCATGGAATAATCAAATGGGCTACGGCAGAGTTAATGCCAGACGTGCCGTCCAAATCGCACAAGGCAATCCAACCCTAACCATTACGAACCCAATTCCCGGTAGCGCATGGCAAACAGGTCAGCCTGCTACAATTACTTGGTTTGTTAGCTCTGGCACCATCACGACCAATATCACAATTGAGCTCTATAAAGGTGGCGTATTTAACTCCACGATTTCATCGAGCGCGCCTAACACTGGCACTTTTAGCTACACCCCTCCTCTTGCACTTGCTGATGGGAATGATTATCAAATCCGCCTTACCGCTAATTCAGGTACAGTTATAGAGTTCAGTTCATTCTTTGAAATTTCTGCTTCTCCTTCCTCACCATTTGTCTACACACCCAGTAACACCTTTAACTTGAATACAGGTTATACAGACTTAGGCACAAACGGCACAGTGATTACTACCAGTAACTTTGATGATGCAAACTCTGCACCTGTAAATATCGGCTTCAATTTCGACTACAATGGCAGAGTGTATAACCAATTTATTTTGAATACTAATGGCTTTATTAAACTTGGCAATACCCAGCCTTCCTCTGCCGCTCTCTTCATCTCAAATCCACAAGACCAAACTGGTACAGGTGGTGCTATTGCCAGTACGAACCCTGCAGATACTGATATTCTCTCTATTTTCAATCATGACCTACAAGCGGGGACTTCAACTCCTGAGTACCGTGTTCATACCACTGGAACTGCACCGAATCGCATCTGCACGATTCAGTTCAAAAATGTGCGTGAAAAACAAACTCCGCCCGGTATCCAGTTCAACAATATGAACTTCCAAATTCGCTTGCACGAGAACGGCATGATCGAGTTTGTGTATGGTACCTTCACGCAAAGCACAGCAACAGATGCGTTCAGAACGTTTGGTGTAGGCATTAAGGGGCTTTCGACTAGCGCCACCCAACTGGTTACTTTCCAGAAAGGCTCTACCACGGCGTGGAGCGCCGTTAACGCTGGAAGTGGCGCAAATGTTACCTTTAATGTCCGCCGCACTGTGGGACCAGATGTTGGACGCACGTTCCGCTTTGTACCTTCTCGTCCTGCCACACAGCTTGCTATCATCAACCCGCTTGCTCCAACAGTCAATAAAATTTTCGCGGTCGTCGCTGAAACCCGCGATGCCTTTAACTTGCCTCAGCCTACATCAGGCGGTACGGTGACACTTGCACTAACCAATGGTTCTGGCACGCTAAGCGGCAACTTAACTACAACAGTTAATCCCGGTCAAACACGCATTATCTTTAGAAACTTGACGTATAATGTGGCACAATCGGGGGTGCAGGTTCAAGCCTCTGGCCTTTCTCTTACGCCCGGGTCTGCAACGTTTACCGTCTCAGCCCTGCCCCCTGAACTGCTTTACGACAGCGGACCTCTTGTTACCAATCCTGCCGAAGGCGTTAACTTTGCCGACGCCAGCAGTATCAGCACTGGCCTTAGCTCGTTTGGCTTTCAACACTCTATTTCTTCAGGATTCAGAGTTGCCGCTCCAATTACTGTGCCACCCGGTCAAGGTTGGAGAGTTGATTCTCTTATCTTCTTTGCTTATCAAACTGGTTCTACCACGACCTCTACCATCAATAATGTAAATTTGAGAATTTGGCGAGGCACACCCGGTGCTTCCGGCAGTGAAGTCATCTTCGGCAATACTACAACCAACCGTCTTGCTCAAACGCGATTCTCGGGCATCTATCGTGTTACCTCATCGACACTCACCAACACCGATCGCCCTATCATGATTCAGAGAGTGCTTCCAAGCACTTCTGCTACGTTAGTTTTAGGTCCAGGCACCTATTGGCTCGACTGGCAAACTGGCGGTACTTTAGCCTCCGGTCCGTGGGTTCCACCAATTAGCATTGAGGGTCAGCCTTCAACTGGCAACGCACGCCAATTCGATGGCACAACATGGGCAGATTTGTTAGATAACGGATTTCCCCAGGGCTTACCTTTCCAAGTGTATGGTCAAGTTATCCCCGGCACATCGGTCACAACTGTAACTCAAATCGCTTCTATACCCACTGGTAACCCTACCGTTTTTGATTTTCCCGACCTCAACTTCACCTTCATCGGTGATGTCACCACATCGGGCACTTTGACCGTGAACTACTACCTTGGACCGCCGATTGCAAGCACGCCTCCAGCAAACATTCTTCGCGTGAGTTCCTACTACTGGGATGTTACAAACACAGGGGTCGTCTTTACGAATGGTCGCGTGCGTTCTAATATTTCCAGATTGTTAGGCGTTGTCAATCCACCCACACTGCGATGGCTACGCCGCGCCAATAGCACGCAGCCTTGGTCTGATCTTGGTGCTGCGATTATCTCTGGTAACCTTGAAAGCACATCTCTCTTTAATTCCTTCTCGGAGTTCTCCATCGGCAGTGAGACCTTGGACAATCCACTTCCTGTTGAACTGGTGTCTTTCACTGGTGCTGCGACATCACAAGGTGTACGGCTGCAATGGCAAACTGCCTCTGAACTCAACAATGCTGGCTTTATGGTGATGCGCACTACCGTCTCACCGAGTGGCGAGACACTCACACCAGCTTCCACTATTGCATCGTATCAATTTTCTAACGAACTGCGTGGTAAAGGTACAGTTACATCCGCCACAGAATATGCTTTCCTCGATAAAAACGTGGAAGCTGGACAGACTTACCGCTATCAATTGCGTTCAGTGGATTTGGACGGTACGATTCATGACTATCCTCAGGTCGTAACGGTAGAAGTGCGTGAAGTTCCGCAGGCAAAAGTCTATGAGTATGCACTGGAGCAAAACTATCCTAATCCATTTAACCCCAGCACCATCATCCGCTTTACGATGAAAGAAGCTGGTACAGCGACACTTGTGATTACAGACATCTTAGGCAGAACGATTTTAACGGAAACCATTCAAGCGCGCACTGGTGAAAATCAATATCGATTTGTTGCTAGTAACTTAGGCACGGGACTTTACTTCTACACGCTGCGTGCGCCCGGTTTCCAACAGACGCGCAAGATGATGCTAGTGAAGTAATCAGCATCGCTTATTGATGCAAAAGGCGTTTCCAGAGGAAACGCCTTTTCTTTTTTAGCTTTTTTCGAACAAAAAAGCCGCTTTGCATCGCGGCTTTTTGCTTTTGATTTTGGATACCTTAGTTGACTTTCTCGGTAACTTCTTGACCGATGAGCTTGCGTCCCCAGTGCAGCCAAACGCGTACCGTTGAGAGCGGCTGTCCAATCACTTGTGCAATTTCTGCATGGGACAAGCCAATGATATCGGCAAGTAGCACTGTAAGTTTAAAGTCAGCAGCCATGGTTACGAGCACACGCGCTACATCTTTGTCGTCAACTACTACACTGCTATCTTGCTCAATAGTCGCTTCTTGTCCGAACGATCGCAGATACACATTGCGAAAGGCTTTGAAGAGTTCAACAGATGTTGCACTGTTGCCACCTTCAAGGTAAGTTTGACTTACGAGCATACCTGATGTTGCTTCGTCGCCACTCATCCAATAAGCCAGATTGTAGACATCATCAATCCTTTCTAACATCGCTAGGTAGGACGCTCCAGGTTGGTGATTCATATCGTTCTCCTTGCGTTAGTTTGAAGTTATTGTTACACATTTGCAGTCAATATAGTGCTGTACGGGCTCAATGTCAAGCTATTATTTTATCTTGTGTTAGTTTAGATTCCGTCTAAAACGTCTCTTTCTTCGAGCTTTACTTTTGCATACCGATTGCCTCCTCAAGGGCATGAAAATACACTTTGTTGAGTTCGTTTAGGCTTGCTTCAAACACTTTTTGATGGTTGATTGAAATCTCAACCCGCTCTTTTTTCGTCTCCCCAATTTTTTGACAGATGAGCCCAAAAGATTTTGCTAGCGTCTCCAGCGCATGTTGTTTTTCTGCGCTAACACTAATCACCACTCGACCTTGCGCTTCTGAAAATAGTGTGGCTTGAATCGCTGTATCTGACGGTGCTAGCTCAAGATTTACACTAAACCCAACTTGCACATCTTGATTGAGAATAGCGCTTTCAAGCAGCGCAATAGCCAGCCCGCCATCTGAGACATCATGCGCTGATTGCAACAACTTTTCTTTTGCTGCTGCTACCAAAAACTCTTGCAATGCTTTCTCTTCATCCAAGTCGCATGGAGGCGCATCAATCCCAAGTTCGCCATAGAAGTATGATAGGAACTCAGAACCGTTCAAGTCTTGGCTAAGTTTGCCGAGAAGATAGATACTCTCACCTGCTTGTTTGAAGGTTGCGGTTACGATATGGTCTGTATGCTCAATGAGTCCAATCATTCCAATCGTGGGCGTTGGATAGATAGCGACAGTTTCACCTCCAATCGTAGATTCATTGTAGAAACTCACGTTGCCACCTGTTACGGGTGTATCAAACTTTCGGCATGCTTCACCCATGCCCGCTACTGCCTCTTTGAATTGGAAATAAATGTCCGGTTTGTAAGGGTTGCCAAAGTTTAAGCAGTTCGTAATTGCAAGTGGTTTTGCGCCAGAGCATGCGATGTTGCGTGCACATTCTGAGACTGCAATTTGTGCGCCTTTGCGTGGATGCAAATAGACATAGCGCGCATTGCAATCAACTTTCAGAGCTAAGGCTTTCGTTGTGCCTTTAATGCGCACCACAGCTGCATCTGACACGCCTGCACTTACCACTGTGTTGGTGCGCACTGATGTATCGTATTGTTCATACACCCAATGCTTGCTGGCGATGTTAGGTCGTGAGAGCATCGCCAAAATTTCTTTTTGAAAATCAATTTCCGTGTCTGGTTTCAATTTCGGGAATGTGGTATTTGGCTTTTTCTCGATTGCTTCACGGTAGTAGACTGGTGC
This genomic interval from [Chlorobium] sp. 445 contains the following:
- a CDS encoding transporter yields the protein MSTPSTTFRLNIRFDRNEWNGAFGDIGTDLPLLAGMILTAQLDTASVLILFGTAQLLTGFFYRLPMPVQPLKAMAALVISQNLSGNILFGGGLAIGILMSILALSGALEWIAKWTPLPVVRGLQLGLAIQLALLALKDYAMREGLLGYTLALIAFLIILASYVLQRPSYPAALFVIFLGACYAFFFAPEPHRIPIDSLTISLHSPALHQPLLEDITQGFLLLALPQIALSIGNSILATARIAQDLFPERAPRVKKIGLTYAIMNLIAPFFSGAPVCHGAGGLAGHYAFGARTGGSVIIYGAFYLVLGIFFSSSFDVLLKAFPLPVLGVLLLFEALALFRLAFSASTAASLRDLTAIGLTAFLAIGLPYGFLLALVVGTLFFISLSPAPILASSEAS
- a CDS encoding RNA polymerase subunit sigma-24, which translates into the protein MNHQPGASYLAMLERIDDVYNLAYWMSGDEATSGMLVSQTYLEGGNSATSVELFKAFRNVYLRSFGQEATIEQDSSVVVDDKDVARVLVTMAADFKLTVLLADIIGLSHAEIAQVIGQPLSTVRVWLHWGRKLIGQEVTEKVN
- the moaA gene encoding GTP 3',8-cyclase MoaA — its product is MHESAVFLPIHSSSNVAYPSKLIDNHGRPITYARLSVTDRCNLRCLYCMPAEGIDFLPHSDVLSFDELLRLARLFALLGISKLRITGGEPFVRNGLIEFLERLAAIDGIEEINITTNGVLTAPFVKDLKRIGISSVNLSLDTLDRERFKAITRRDEFDAVMNTFHALLEHGIATKINTVVTEGVNTHDIVPLALLSRDYPVSVRFIEEMPFNGSGQHKPVLTWNYTKILAVLKEAFPNMIKLQDGPFSTSMNYAIEGHLGTVGVIAAYSRTFCGTCNRIRLTPKGEIHTCLYDNRGYDVKTPMRHGASDSELEALIRRCVSERYKDGFEAEANRIGHLPVTESMSTIGG
- a CDS encoding phosphoribosylformylglycinamidine synthase II; its protein translation is MQEPTVTLELAKQHGLLEEEYHAMLRILGRTPTYTELGIFSVMWSEHCSYKNSIAVLKTLPRSGSRLLAKAGEENAGLVDIGDGLGVAFKIESHNHPSAVEPYQGAATGVGGIHRDIFTMGARPIATLNSLRFGNLQDERVRYLMDGVVRGIGDYGNSFGVATVGGEIYFETCYQNNPLVNAMSVGIVEHHKVARAIASGEGNPVLIVGSATGRDGIHGATFASEELSENSEDKRPNVQVGDPFTEKLLLEATLEAIESGYVVGIQDMGAAGLTCSSAEMAARAIEKTGAGGMELELERVPTREKHMTPYEIMLSESQERMLIVAKKGYEQQVIDIFSKWDLSAVVIGRVTSDGMLRVRWNGEIVAEIPAPALVLGGGAPVYYREAIEKKPNTTFPKLKPDTEIDFQKEILAMLSRPNIASKHWVYEQYDTSVRTNTVVSAGVSDAAVVRIKGTTKALALKVDCNARYVYLHPRKGAQIAVSECARNIACSGAKPLAITNCLNFGNPYKPDIYFQFKEAVAGMGEACRKFDTPVTGGNVSFYNESTIGGETVAIYPTPTIGMIGLIEHTDHIVTATFKQAGESIYLLGKLSQDLNGSEFLSYFYGELGIDAPPCDLDEEKALQEFLVAAAKEKLLQSAHDVSDGGLAIALLESAILNQDVQVGFSVNLELAPSDTAIQATLFSEAQGRVVISVSAEKQHALETLAKSFGLICQKIGETKKERVEISINHQKVFEASLNELNKVYFHALEEAIGMQK